One Phycisphaera mikurensis NBRC 102666 DNA window includes the following coding sequences:
- a CDS encoding L-threonylcarbamoyladenylate synthase, producing the protein MTPRRLEDTAAGVAEAARLLAAGGLVALPTETVYGLAADALDAGAVARIFAAKQRPRFDPLIVHLADPPAAGRDFFGVLDDPIAAALAAGAWPGPLTLVVPRPGWIPGIVTSGLDTVGVRVPDHAATRAVLRGLDAARPGRPGAVAAPSANPFGGVSPTRAEHVAVPCDAVLDGGPCRTGVESTVVRTTERGVLVLRWGGLTGERIAALLAGAGVPARVEEARPGGPLASPGRLERHYAPGTPLRLLAAGEPWPPPDPRAGVLAFGPFDPAGWGGEENLSPSGDLVEAAARLFAAVRRLDAAGLASLVAAPVPDAGLGRAINDRLRRAADPAAASS; encoded by the coding sequence ATGACGCCCCGGCGTCTGGAGGACACGGCGGCGGGCGTCGCCGAGGCCGCCCGCCTGCTCGCCGCCGGCGGGCTCGTCGCGTTGCCGACGGAGACCGTCTACGGGCTCGCGGCCGACGCGCTGGACGCGGGCGCGGTGGCGCGGATCTTCGCGGCCAAGCAGCGGCCCCGCTTCGACCCGCTGATCGTCCACCTCGCCGACCCGCCCGCGGCGGGCCGGGACTTCTTCGGCGTGCTCGATGACCCGATCGCCGCCGCGCTCGCGGCGGGGGCCTGGCCGGGGCCGCTCACGCTGGTGGTGCCGAGGCCGGGGTGGATCCCGGGCATCGTGACTTCCGGCCTCGACACGGTGGGCGTACGCGTGCCGGACCACGCCGCGACCCGGGCGGTCCTCCGCGGGCTCGACGCGGCGCGCCCCGGCCGCCCGGGGGCCGTCGCCGCGCCCTCGGCCAACCCCTTCGGCGGCGTGTCGCCCACGCGGGCGGAGCACGTCGCCGTGCCCTGCGACGCGGTGCTCGACGGCGGCCCGTGCCGCACCGGCGTGGAGAGCACCGTGGTCCGGACCACCGAGCGGGGCGTGCTGGTCCTGCGGTGGGGCGGTCTCACCGGTGAGCGGATCGCGGCGCTGCTCGCGGGCGCCGGCGTCCCGGCCCGGGTGGAAGAAGCCCGGCCCGGCGGCCCGCTCGCGAGCCCCGGGCGCCTGGAGCGCCACTACGCCCCGGGCACCCCGCTGCGGCTGCTCGCCGCGGGCGAGCCTTGGCCGCCGCCCGACCCGCGGGCGGGCGTCCTCGCCTTCGGGCCGTTCGATCCGGCCGGCTGGGGCGGCGAGGAGAACCTCAGCCCCAGCGGCGACCTGGTGGAGGCCGCCGCCCGCCTCTTCGCGGCGGTGCGTCGCCTGGACGCGGCGGGCCTCGCCTCCCTCGTCGCCGCGCCCGTTCCCGACGCCGGGCTCGGCCGCGCCATCAACGACCGCCTTCGCCGCGCCGCGGACCCGGCGGCGGCTTCTTCGTGA
- the rplK gene encoding 50S ribosomal protein L11 yields MAKKKEITKVFKIQAPGGQATPAPPIGPALGANGVNPGQFIQQFNEATRQLNGMVVGCVITVYKDRSFEFELKAPPVAELIKAELGVKGGSGEPNKNKIGNLTAAQVTKIAEEKKKELTGHTLAAMEQTVRGTARSMGVTCDAA; encoded by the coding sequence GTGGCCAAGAAGAAGGAAATCACCAAGGTCTTCAAGATCCAGGCCCCCGGCGGCCAGGCCACCCCGGCCCCGCCGATCGGCCCCGCCCTGGGCGCCAACGGCGTGAACCCGGGCCAGTTCATCCAGCAGTTCAACGAGGCCACCCGCCAGCTCAACGGCATGGTCGTCGGCTGCGTGATCACGGTCTACAAGGACCGCAGCTTCGAGTTCGAGCTCAAGGCGCCGCCCGTGGCGGAGCTCATCAAGGCCGAGCTGGGTGTGAAGGGCGGCTCCGGGGAACCCAACAAGAACAAGATCGGCAACCTCACCGCCGCGCAGGTCACCAAGATCGCCGAGGAGAAGAAGAAGGAGCTCACCGGCCACACGCTCGCGGCGATGGAGCAGACCGTCCGCGGCACGGCCCGCAGCATGGGCGTCACCTGCGACGCGGCCTGA
- the rplA gene encoding 50S ribosomal protein L1, producing MAGKRYRSDLEKATTDPVPLIEAVNRVKAMKKLKFDQTINLCVHLGIDPKQADQQLRGAISLPNGIGGDPKRVVAFVAPEKEEAAKEAGAIRAGSEDLVKEIEGGWQAFDVAIAEPAMMRVVARLGKVLGPRGLMPSPKAGTVTPNVAQAVKEFVAGKVEYRNDDGGNIHVVIGRQSFEPGQLAENAQAMIDHLSGRKPSSSKGVYFKKATIAGTMTPGVAVQLAAAAD from the coding sequence ATGGCCGGCAAGCGTTACCGCTCGGATCTCGAGAAGGCCACCACCGACCCCGTGCCGCTGATCGAAGCGGTCAACCGGGTCAAGGCCATGAAGAAGCTGAAGTTCGATCAGACGATCAACCTCTGCGTCCACCTCGGCATCGACCCCAAGCAGGCCGACCAGCAGCTGCGGGGGGCGATCTCGTTGCCCAACGGCATCGGCGGCGACCCCAAGCGGGTCGTGGCCTTCGTCGCTCCCGAGAAGGAGGAGGCCGCCAAGGAGGCCGGCGCGATCCGCGCCGGCTCCGAAGACCTCGTCAAGGAGATCGAGGGCGGCTGGCAGGCCTTCGACGTCGCCATCGCCGAGCCGGCGATGATGCGGGTGGTCGCCCGCCTCGGCAAGGTGCTCGGCCCCCGCGGCCTGATGCCCTCGCCCAAGGCCGGCACCGTGACGCCCAACGTGGCGCAGGCCGTGAAGGAGTTCGTCGCGGGCAAGGTGGAGTACCGCAACGACGACGGCGGCAACATCCACGTCGTCATCGGTCGCCAGAGCTTCGAGCCCGGCCAGCTGGCCGAGAACGCGCAGGCGATGATCGACCACCTCAGCGGCCGCAAGCCGTCGTCCTCCAAGGGCGTGTACTTCAAGAAGGCCACGATCGCCGGCACGATGACCCCCGGCGTGGCCGTCCAGCTCGCCGCCGCCGCGGACTGA
- the rplJ gene encoding 50S ribosomal protein L10: MSKPVKNLITDQYRELFKDVGGAVVVDIRGIPANTTNAMRADLASKNIKVTIVKNSLAKRAWDGHALEPMGDYLDGACTVVYPTDENASAVVVARELVDWAKKEKKIQFRGAVLDGLKFGPEEITRLSEFPTKAEAQATVVTLLLSPAKNLVGATLAPARNIAGILKTVQEKLEAGETLAKAG, from the coding sequence ATGTCGAAGCCCGTCAAGAACCTGATCACCGACCAGTACCGCGAGCTGTTCAAGGACGTCGGCGGCGCCGTCGTCGTCGACATCCGCGGCATCCCCGCGAACACGACCAACGCGATGCGTGCGGACCTCGCGTCCAAGAACATCAAGGTCACCATCGTCAAGAACTCGCTCGCCAAGCGGGCTTGGGACGGCCACGCCCTCGAGCCCATGGGCGACTACCTCGACGGCGCCTGCACCGTCGTGTACCCCACCGACGAGAACGCTTCGGCCGTGGTGGTCGCCCGCGAGCTGGTCGACTGGGCCAAGAAGGAGAAGAAGATCCAGTTCCGCGGCGCGGTGCTCGACGGCCTCAAGTTCGGCCCCGAGGAGATCACCCGGCTCTCGGAGTTCCCGACCAAGGCCGAGGCCCAGGCCACGGTGGTCACGCTGCTGCTCTCGCCGGCCAAGAACCTGGTCGGCGCCACCCTGGCCCCCGCCCGCAACATCGCCGGCATCCTCAAGACCGTCCAGGAGAAGCTCGAAGCCGGCGAAACCCTCGCCAAGGCCGGCTGA
- the rplL gene encoding 50S ribosomal protein L7/L12, which translates to MAEVADNIKQLAESIVSLTLKDAVDLADYLKEEYNIEPAAGGGGMMMAAAAGGGEEAEEKTEFDVVLKAAGANKIQAIKTVREITGLGLKEAKEMVESAPKPIKEGVDKETADGIVEKLKAAGAEVELK; encoded by the coding sequence ATGGCCGAAGTCGCCGACAACATCAAGCAGCTCGCCGAGAGCATCGTTTCGCTCACCCTCAAGGACGCGGTCGACCTGGCCGACTACCTGAAGGAGGAGTACAACATCGAGCCCGCCGCCGGAGGCGGCGGGATGATGATGGCCGCGGCCGCCGGTGGCGGCGAGGAGGCCGAGGAGAAGACCGAGTTCGACGTGGTCCTCAAGGCCGCCGGCGCCAACAAGATCCAGGCGATCAAGACCGTCCGGGAGATCACCGGCCTCGGCCTCAAGGAGGCCAAGGAGATGGTCGAGTCGGCCCCGAAGCCCATCAAGGAGGGCGTCGACAAGGAGACCGCCGACGGCATCGTCGAGAAGCTCAAGGCCGCCGGCGCCGAGGTCGAGCTCAAGTAA
- the rpmB gene encoding 50S ribosomal protein L28, whose amino-acid sequence MPRVCDYTGKKTSTGFQYTLRGRKKYLGGVGTKVTGKTKRTFKPNIQTIRAVDENGVVRRVKASTRAIRNGLITKPLSRKLSYTDKQDG is encoded by the coding sequence ATGCCCCGCGTCTGCGACTACACCGGCAAGAAGACCAGCACCGGCTTCCAGTACACGCTGCGTGGCCGCAAGAAGTACCTCGGCGGCGTGGGCACCAAGGTCACCGGCAAGACCAAGCGGACCTTCAAGCCGAACATCCAGACGATCCGGGCCGTGGACGAGAACGGCGTCGTCCGCCGCGTCAAGGCTTCGACGCGTGCCATCCGCAACGGCTTGATCACCAAGCCGCTCTCGCGGAAGCTCTCGTACACCGACAAGCAGGACGGCTGA
- the dnaG gene encoding DNA primase, whose amino-acid sequence MNNDRERVLAATDLVALIGEFVALRPQGREFVGLCPFHDDKKPSMGVSPAKQIFKCFPCGAGGTAFDFVMRYHKLEFVEALEFLAQRSGVELTPWKPRTAGSLGSRSPRSADSAPEEEAAPRESPRRRLTRACGQAQAFFQAMLKHEVHGAAARAVLQARGISAESVERFGLGAAPDRWDGLERMVASKAWDAEAFAAAGLVRARDKSRRDAVDLSAGAPAAAAVADGGSFDMLRHRLVFPIADALGRPVAFGGRKIREEDDPKYLNTPESDVFHKQRTLYGLHLAKQKILETRTAVLVEGYTDVVACHQAGATNVVAALGTALTPGHAGVLRRFCDRVVLVMDGDAAGQSAADRAIETFLTADLDVALAALPDGLDPDELLKERGLDAWNRAVGSAQDALAWQLDKLAATLGGDATVTGRQKLAEAFLQRMADAGLAKASPLRRAFLHERLGELLHVPGDAIGGMIDRLPARAAAYEPAPEPDPGEYAMYVQGSEDREDEPPMPPEGWEEAGAATEQAATPAPVSPVRAPTLRAVRAAELGVLAALASRTALFDATLPGGTPVDEALTPADFVTPGHRRVFQVLFDRLCRGERPSLAGLVAGIDDPQDRGLLLEAEAAEGIGDADDASALAVLEQSATALIAHRRRAARRLDTARVLAELRDDPPADPADPATAQADAARLDRLEKLRLLMAEGQAPTRITRLRPSR is encoded by the coding sequence ATGAACAACGACCGGGAGCGTGTGCTGGCGGCGACGGATCTCGTCGCGCTGATCGGCGAGTTCGTGGCGTTGCGGCCGCAGGGCCGCGAGTTCGTCGGGCTGTGCCCCTTCCACGACGACAAGAAACCCTCGATGGGGGTCTCGCCCGCGAAGCAGATCTTCAAGTGCTTCCCTTGCGGGGCCGGGGGCACCGCCTTCGACTTCGTGATGCGGTACCACAAGCTCGAGTTCGTGGAGGCGCTGGAGTTCCTCGCCCAGCGCAGCGGCGTCGAGCTGACGCCCTGGAAGCCGCGGACCGCCGGCTCTTTGGGCTCCAGGAGCCCGCGGTCCGCGGATTCGGCTCCCGAGGAGGAGGCGGCGCCGAGGGAGTCGCCGCGGCGTCGGCTGACCAGAGCCTGCGGGCAGGCCCAGGCCTTCTTCCAGGCGATGCTGAAGCACGAGGTGCACGGGGCGGCGGCCCGGGCGGTCCTCCAAGCCCGCGGGATCTCGGCGGAGTCCGTCGAGCGGTTCGGCCTCGGCGCCGCACCGGACCGCTGGGACGGGCTGGAGCGGATGGTCGCCAGCAAGGCTTGGGACGCCGAGGCGTTCGCCGCCGCCGGCCTCGTCCGCGCCCGCGACAAGAGCAGACGCGACGCCGTCGACCTCTCCGCGGGAGCCCCCGCCGCCGCCGCCGTCGCCGACGGTGGCAGCTTCGACATGCTCCGGCACCGGCTGGTCTTCCCGATCGCGGACGCGCTCGGCCGGCCGGTCGCTTTCGGCGGCCGGAAGATCCGCGAGGAGGACGACCCGAAGTACCTCAACACGCCCGAGAGCGACGTCTTCCACAAGCAGCGGACGCTGTACGGCCTGCACCTGGCGAAGCAGAAGATCCTCGAGACCCGCACGGCGGTGCTGGTCGAGGGGTACACCGACGTGGTCGCCTGCCACCAGGCCGGGGCGACCAACGTCGTCGCCGCGCTGGGGACCGCGTTGACGCCCGGCCACGCCGGCGTGCTCCGCCGCTTCTGCGACCGGGTCGTGCTCGTGATGGACGGCGACGCGGCGGGGCAGTCCGCGGCCGACCGGGCGATCGAGACCTTCCTGACCGCCGACCTCGACGTCGCGCTCGCCGCGCTGCCCGACGGCCTTGATCCCGACGAGCTGCTCAAGGAGCGCGGCCTGGACGCTTGGAATCGGGCCGTCGGCTCGGCGCAGGACGCGCTGGCCTGGCAGCTGGACAAGCTCGCAGCGACGCTCGGCGGCGACGCGACGGTGACCGGACGGCAGAAACTCGCCGAGGCGTTCCTCCAGCGGATGGCCGACGCCGGGCTCGCGAAGGCGTCGCCGCTGCGCCGGGCGTTCCTGCACGAGCGGCTTGGGGAGCTGCTGCACGTGCCCGGCGACGCGATCGGCGGGATGATCGACCGGCTCCCCGCCCGGGCCGCCGCCTACGAGCCGGCGCCCGAGCCCGATCCCGGCGAGTACGCGATGTACGTGCAGGGCAGCGAGGACCGGGAGGACGAGCCGCCGATGCCGCCGGAGGGCTGGGAGGAGGCGGGCGCGGCCACCGAGCAGGCCGCGACGCCTGCGCCGGTGAGCCCGGTTCGGGCGCCTACGCTCCGGGCGGTCCGGGCGGCGGAGCTCGGGGTGCTGGCCGCGCTCGCCAGCCGAACGGCGCTCTTCGACGCGACGCTGCCGGGGGGGACCCCGGTCGACGAGGCCCTGACCCCGGCGGACTTCGTGACGCCGGGCCACCGCCGGGTGTTCCAGGTGCTCTTCGATCGGCTCTGCCGCGGGGAGCGGCCCAGCCTGGCGGGTCTGGTGGCGGGGATCGACGACCCGCAGGACCGCGGGCTGCTGCTGGAAGCCGAGGCCGCGGAGGGGATCGGCGACGCGGACGACGCCTCCGCCCTCGCCGTCCTGGAGCAGTCCGCCACCGCCCTCATCGCCCACCGCCGCCGCGCCGCCCGCCGCCTCGACACCGCCCGCGTCCTCGCCGAGCTGCGGGACGACCCGCCCGCCGACCCCGCCGATCCCGCCACCGCCCAAGCCGACGCCGCTCGGCTCGACCGCCTCGAGAAGCTCCGCCTGCTGATGGCCGAAGGCCAAGCCCCCACCCGCATCACCCGCCTCCGCCCCTCGCGCTAA
- the rpoD gene encoding RNA polymerase sigma factor RpoD, whose product MLIEPLHPALLEVFLCGRRRGVVTFDQIIALMPDSYVESAKLDEILVVLERMGIRLTASTAMPAASEPHPFTGTPAAPNTPVTGEKARAEDAEDKEKSAARVAAQAEKEAKEAERAEQRALANAREPGDAEASAADEDADSDDEDDDEEDEDGLLSAAAAQEELAKALAESGSKRIDDPVRMYLTQMGEISLLTRDEEIRLAKKIETTRFIFRRKVLQNDHSIQQSVDILDMVHDSSLPFDRTMKVSTAIDGHKQILGARIPVNVKTIKRMLELNRQDWDQLEENDQLSQDTRDAVKRRMKGRRRRMVTLIEECCLRTSRVQPNLKKLENINSKMKRLMKTLASAEQHPDRYDPEDVQVMGEELEGLRSLVLLEPEELQAMLADVHVIFEDYEQAKRDLSGGNLRLVVSIAKKYRNRGLSFLDIIQEGNTGLMRAVDKYEYRRGYKFSTYATWWIRQAITRAIADHARTIRIPVHMIETMSKLRNIQKDLLQDLHREPVMEEIAERAGMDIEEVKRVMKISRHPVSLDRPVGESEDSYFGDFIQDDAASNPADAAATDMLRQQIEHVLKTLTYREREIIKLRYGIGDGYTYTLEEVGRIFKVTRERVRQVEAKAIRKLQHPVRKRKLAGFVDGGDDEMP is encoded by the coding sequence TTGCTGATCGAACCCCTCCACCCCGCGCTCCTCGAAGTCTTCCTCTGCGGCCGCCGCCGCGGCGTGGTGACCTTCGATCAGATCATCGCGCTGATGCCCGACAGCTACGTCGAGTCCGCCAAGCTCGACGAGATCCTCGTCGTGCTCGAGCGGATGGGGATCCGGCTCACCGCCTCCACCGCGATGCCGGCCGCTTCCGAGCCGCACCCGTTCACCGGCACGCCCGCCGCGCCCAACACGCCGGTGACCGGCGAGAAGGCGCGGGCCGAGGACGCCGAGGACAAGGAGAAATCGGCCGCCCGGGTCGCGGCCCAGGCCGAGAAGGAGGCCAAGGAAGCCGAGCGTGCCGAGCAGCGAGCGCTGGCGAACGCGCGGGAGCCCGGCGACGCCGAGGCCTCGGCCGCCGACGAGGACGCCGACTCCGACGACGAGGATGACGACGAGGAAGACGAGGACGGCCTGCTCTCCGCCGCCGCGGCGCAGGAGGAGCTCGCCAAGGCCCTCGCCGAGTCCGGCTCCAAGCGCATCGACGACCCGGTGCGGATGTACCTGACGCAGATGGGCGAGATCTCGCTGCTCACCCGCGACGAGGAGATCCGCCTCGCGAAGAAGATCGAGACCACGCGCTTCATCTTCCGCCGCAAGGTGCTGCAGAACGACCACTCGATCCAGCAGAGCGTCGACATCCTGGACATGGTCCACGACTCCTCGCTGCCGTTCGACCGCACGATGAAGGTCTCGACCGCCATCGACGGGCACAAGCAGATCCTCGGCGCCCGCATCCCGGTGAACGTCAAGACGATCAAGCGGATGCTCGAGCTCAACCGGCAGGACTGGGACCAGCTCGAGGAGAACGACCAGCTCAGCCAGGACACCCGCGACGCCGTGAAGCGTCGCATGAAGGGGCGGCGGCGCCGCATGGTCACGCTGATCGAGGAGTGCTGCCTGCGGACCAGCCGCGTGCAGCCGAACCTCAAGAAGCTCGAGAACATCAACTCCAAGATGAAGCGTCTGATGAAGACGCTCGCCTCCGCCGAGCAGCACCCCGACCGCTACGACCCCGAGGACGTGCAGGTGATGGGCGAGGAGCTCGAGGGCCTCCGCTCGCTGGTGCTCCTCGAGCCCGAGGAGCTGCAGGCGATGCTCGCCGACGTCCACGTCATCTTCGAGGACTACGAGCAGGCGAAGCGGGATCTCTCCGGCGGCAACCTCCGCCTGGTCGTGTCGATCGCGAAGAAGTACCGCAACCGGGGGCTCTCCTTCCTCGACATCATCCAGGAGGGCAACACCGGGCTGATGCGCGCCGTCGACAAGTACGAGTACCGGCGCGGCTACAAGTTTTCCACGTACGCGACGTGGTGGATCCGCCAGGCGATCACCCGCGCCATCGCCGACCACGCCCGGACGATCCGCATCCCGGTGCACATGATCGAGACGATGTCCAAGCTGCGGAACATCCAGAAGGACCTGCTGCAGGACCTGCACCGCGAGCCGGTGATGGAGGAGATCGCCGAGCGGGCGGGGATGGACATCGAGGAGGTCAAGCGGGTGATGAAGATCAGCCGGCACCCGGTCTCCCTGGACCGGCCCGTGGGCGAGAGCGAAGACAGCTACTTCGGCGACTTCATCCAGGACGACGCGGCGAGCAACCCCGCCGACGCCGCCGCCACGGACATGCTCCGCCAGCAGATCGAGCACGTGCTCAAGACGCTCACCTACCGCGAACGCGAGATCATCAAGCTCCGCTACGGCATCGGCGACGGGTACACGTACACGCTCGAGGAGGTCGGTCGGATCTTCAAGGTCACCCGCGAGCGGGTGCGGCAGGTGGAGGCCAAGGCGATCCGCAAGCTGCAGCACCCGGTGCGCAAGCGGAAGCTGGCGGGCTTCGTCGACGGCGGGGACGACGAGATGCCCTGA
- a CDS encoding DnaJ domain-containing protein, whose product MALWNAIPRLNRLGAVSKAAEASMPRRVPRHPAKSGLKTSLGRAVDLSAGGARIRCEDRPEVLRDAALQLELYLVTGSEVVNARVCWIRRCGFVKGHWEVGLKFIAVPPGQQKRLAHVAEKGFLPPPAEAASAEPRGPQAAQAAGVDPVMAALREDFEELGLAPDASAEDVRGAHRRLVRVCHPDVAPGTDAKDHFLRLQASYQRITDAMRERDEHRAATAA is encoded by the coding sequence ATGGCGCTGTGGAACGCGATCCCGCGGTTGAACCGGCTCGGTGCGGTCTCCAAGGCGGCGGAGGCGTCGATGCCGCGGCGGGTGCCACGTCATCCCGCCAAGAGCGGGCTGAAGACTTCGCTGGGCCGGGCGGTCGATCTGTCCGCGGGCGGGGCACGCATTCGCTGCGAGGACCGGCCGGAGGTCCTGCGGGACGCCGCGCTGCAGCTGGAGCTCTACCTGGTGACCGGCTCGGAGGTCGTCAACGCCCGGGTCTGCTGGATCCGGCGGTGCGGCTTCGTGAAGGGGCATTGGGAGGTGGGTTTGAAGTTCATCGCCGTGCCCCCGGGCCAGCAGAAGCGGCTGGCCCACGTGGCGGAGAAGGGCTTCCTCCCGCCGCCGGCGGAGGCCGCTTCCGCGGAGCCCCGAGGGCCGCAGGCCGCGCAAGCGGCGGGCGTCGACCCGGTGATGGCGGCGCTGCGGGAGGACTTCGAGGAGCTGGGTCTGGCCCCCGACGCCTCGGCCGAGGACGTCCGCGGGGCGCACCGCCGGCTCGTCCGCGTGTGTCACCCCGACGTCGCGCCCGGAACGGACGCGAAGGACCACTTCCTCCGCCTCCAAGCCTCCTACCAGCGGATCACCGACGCGATGCGGGAGCGGGACGAGCACCGCGCGGCGACCGCCGCCTGA
- the cmk gene encoding (d)CMP kinase, producing MQDLIVTLDGPAGSGKSTVARVLAQRLGLEFLDTGAMYRGITAMAIARGVDVHTETHLVNELVRHCEIGFDWATDPPRLHVRGQDLTGRLRDDDVTGGVSAVARLPAVREVMVREQQRIGREHPRLVTEGRDQGSVVFPGAAAKFFLEASPAVRAQRRADQMRAAGRRVDVERIREQITARDAADASRSVAPLICPEDAERIDTSEMQLDEVLDLLTARVRALPGGGPRATS from the coding sequence GTGCAGGACCTGATCGTCACCCTCGACGGCCCCGCGGGGTCGGGCAAATCCACCGTGGCCCGCGTGCTCGCCCAGCGGTTGGGGCTGGAGTTCCTCGACACCGGGGCCATGTACCGCGGCATCACCGCGATGGCGATCGCCCGCGGCGTGGACGTCCACACCGAGACGCACCTCGTGAACGAGCTGGTGCGGCACTGCGAGATCGGCTTCGATTGGGCGACCGATCCGCCCCGCCTGCACGTCCGGGGCCAGGACCTCACCGGCCGGCTGCGCGACGACGACGTCACCGGCGGCGTCTCCGCGGTCGCGCGGCTGCCCGCCGTGCGGGAGGTGATGGTGCGGGAGCAGCAACGCATCGGCCGCGAGCACCCGCGGCTGGTCACCGAGGGACGGGACCAGGGCTCGGTCGTCTTCCCGGGAGCCGCCGCGAAGTTCTTCCTGGAGGCCAGCCCCGCGGTCCGGGCGCAGCGCCGGGCCGACCAGATGCGGGCGGCCGGCCGGCGGGTCGACGTGGAGCGGATCCGCGAGCAGATCACGGCCCGCGACGCCGCCGACGCGTCGCGCAGCGTCGCCCCGCTGATCTGCCCGGAGGACGCGGAGCGCATCGACACGAGCGAGATGCAGCTCGACGAGGTGCTCGACCTGCTCACGGCGCGCGTCCGGGCGTTGCCCGGCGGTGGTCCCCGCGCCACCTCCTGA
- a CDS encoding sugar phosphate isomerase/epimerase family protein: protein MPELSSCAVHTATLKPWDLATTCSKLAAAGVAGVSIWRDKVAPDEGGVGLEEAVKIVKSSGLAVPAYVRGGFFPAADAGERRVAVDHNKSMLDEAAALGAEQVVLVVGAVPSVPLNAARVQVAEGIAACVEHAEAVGVKLAIEPLHPMYAADKSCINTIASARAVCDEVDHPIVGVAVDVYHVWWDPDLEAQIAALGEESRLFGFHVCDWRVPTRDLLLDRALMGDGCIDVAGIRKMVERAGFAGLGEVEIFSTEHWAEDQDDYLDRICGRFVSAS from the coding sequence ATGCCTGAGCTCTCCTCCTGTGCCGTCCACACCGCCACGCTGAAGCCGTGGGACCTGGCGACGACCTGCTCGAAGCTGGCGGCGGCCGGTGTCGCGGGGGTGTCGATCTGGCGCGACAAAGTCGCGCCGGACGAGGGCGGGGTGGGGCTGGAGGAGGCGGTGAAGATCGTGAAGAGCTCGGGCCTGGCGGTGCCGGCCTACGTCCGGGGCGGGTTCTTCCCGGCGGCGGACGCGGGCGAGCGGCGGGTCGCGGTCGACCACAACAAGTCGATGCTCGACGAGGCGGCGGCGCTCGGGGCGGAGCAGGTCGTGCTCGTCGTCGGCGCGGTGCCGAGCGTGCCGCTGAACGCCGCCCGCGTGCAGGTGGCCGAGGGCATCGCCGCCTGCGTCGAGCACGCGGAGGCCGTGGGCGTGAAGCTCGCGATCGAGCCGCTGCACCCGATGTACGCGGCCGACAAGAGCTGCATCAACACCATCGCCTCCGCCCGCGCCGTCTGCGACGAGGTCGATCACCCGATCGTCGGCGTCGCCGTCGACGTCTACCACGTGTGGTGGGATCCGGACCTGGAGGCCCAGATCGCCGCGCTGGGTGAGGAGAGCCGGCTCTTCGGTTTCCACGTCTGCGATTGGCGGGTGCCGACGCGGGACCTGCTGCTGGACCGGGCCCTGATGGGCGACGGCTGCATCGACGTCGCGGGCATCCGCAAGATGGTGGAGCGGGCCGGGTTCGCCGGGCTCGGCGAAGTCGAGATCTTCTCGACCGAGCACTGGGCGGAGGACCAGGACGATTATCTGGACCGCATCTGCGGGCGCTTCGTCTCGGCGAGCTGA